The segment TCCATGAATTCCGAAGTGCATATATCGAGACCGCACACCGTCTCGGTGAAGCGCGTTCACATCGTGAATCACAGGGCGATGAGGAATTACAGTCGCTTGACTTTGAACTGGTACTGTTTGCTTCGAGCATCATAGATTACGACTACATTATGAGCCTTATATCGCGCATGACCCTGCAAGCGCCGGGAAAGCTCACGCTCGATCGACATCAGCTGATCAGCCTAATCCAATCAGACGCTAAGTTCATCGATGAGCGGAATGAAATCGCCGAATATATTCGGTCACTCCCGGTCGGCCGAGCTCTTGGTGAGAGTGAAATTCGCGCTGACTATCAGCGATTCAAGGACCGAAAGAAGGATGAAGCAATAGAGGATCTTGCGATCAAGCACCAGCTCGAGCCAGGACGAGTTCACACCTTCGTCGAAGAAATACTTCGTCGCCACATCTTTGACGGAGAGGCCCTCAGCGACCTCATGGTTCCACTCGGACTCGCCTGGAAGGCCCGCATTCAGAAGGAGCTTGCCTTTATGCATGACCTGACGCCGCTACTTGAGCGCCTTTCGCCAGGTCACGACATCTCTGGCTTGGACGTTTATGAGCACTAAGAAGCGCAGCTCTATGACCAATCTACAGCGCGAAGCTGAAGCGATTGCCCCACGACTTCGCTTCCCCGAATTCAGATCCCGAAAGGCCTGGGACCTCCCCAGTCTGGCAGAAATCTCGTCACCCGTTGAACGTCGCGTGGGAACAGCGGCGCTCACGCCTGTAAGCATTTCCGCGGGCGTCGGATTTGTGGCGCAAGCCGAGAAGTTTGGGCGCGACATCTCCGGCAATCAGTACCGACTGTACACCCGAATCGGACGAGGGGACTTCGTGTACAACAAGGGCAACTCACTGAAGTTCCCGCAAGGATGTATATACGAATGGCGAGGGAACGATGAGGCAGCCGCCCCTAATGTTTTTATTTGCTTCCGGTTCAAACAAGGCAATGAGAACGCGTTCTTCCGCCATTCCTTCGAACTCAATGTGCATGGCCACCAGCTCAAACCTCAGATCACAAGTGGCGCCCGGAGCAATGGCCTTCTAAATATAACGAAGGGCACTTTCTTCGGCGTTCGTATGCCCCGACCCGAGCCAGATGAGCAGCGAAAGATTGCCTCTTTTTTAGACAGTGCGGACTCACTCATCTCATCCGCCACACGGAAACTCTCGGCACTCGAGTCTCACAAGGTGGGCTTGATCAGTCTGCTATTCCCGTCCGATGACTCACAACCTCCAACCATACGATTCCCGGAATTCGCGCGCACGCGTCGGTGGAGAGTAAGGCAGGCAGGAACCCTCTTCCACAACAGGTCCGAGCGCGGCAACAGCGATCTTCCAATTTACTCGGTAACCGTCAATGACGGAATGGTGCCGCGAGCGTCTCTCGAGCGTCGAGTTGACGACGCTTCCGACCCGGGAGTGAACAAAAAGGTCAATGCCGGCGATATCGCTTATAACATGATGCGCATGTGGCAGGGCGCCCTCGGGGTAGCGCCTGAGGAATGCATGGTCAGTCCGGCTTACGTTGTACTTACACCGCAAGCGGACGTCCTGTCCCAGTACTATTACTACTACTTCAAAATGCCGCGGAGCCTTCGTCTCTTGGCATCTCACTCTCGAGGCTTGACCTCCGATAGACTGCGGCTCTATTTTCAGGACTTTTCACGCATATCCTTGCCCCACCCTGCAATGCCGGAGCAGGAAAAGATTGCTCGATGCCTACTCTCTCTCGATGAGCTGATATCGACGCAATCAAGGATGATCGATGCCCTCAAGCGATATAAAACGGGTCTGATGCAGAAAGTTTTATGCGAGCACGTCGAGGATGCGGAGTGAGCATCTATAGGTACGGTTCAATCAGACGACTTGTTCAGCGAATCCGCGACGACTTGAATGGCGGCGCTCAGAATTTCGTTCTCCTTTACGCATTCAATGGAACAGGGAAGACGCGACTTTCGATGGAATTCAAGGATGCCGGGAAGCGTAAGAACAGGGGCCGCCCCGATACGCTTTACTTCAACGCGTTCACCGAGGACCTTTTTTCCTGGGACAATGACCTAGCTAATGACAGCCAACGAGTGTTGCGCTTAAATTCCGCATCACGATTTTTTGCTGGCATCAGAGAGTTGGCTCTCGAAGAAAACATTCAAGCATACCTCGGCCGCTACACTGACTTCGACTTCAACGTTGATTACGAGCGATGGCTCATAACATTCAGCAAGGCAGAAAGCGACCACATCAAGGTTTCTCGCGGCGAGGAAAATATCTTCATATGGTGCTTGTTCATGGCTATATGCGAACGCGTTATTGAC is part of the Luteibacter pinisoli genome and harbors:
- a CDS encoding restriction endonuclease subunit S is translated as MSTKKRSSMTNLQREAEAIAPRLRFPEFRSRKAWDLPSLAEISSPVERRVGTAALTPVSISAGVGFVAQAEKFGRDISGNQYRLYTRIGRGDFVYNKGNSLKFPQGCIYEWRGNDEAAAPNVFICFRFKQGNENAFFRHSFELNVHGHQLKPQITSGARSNGLLNITKGTFFGVRMPRPEPDEQRKIASFLDSADSLISSATRKLSALESHKVGLISLLFPSDDSQPPTIRFPEFARTRRWRVRQAGTLFHNRSERGNSDLPIYSVTVNDGMVPRASLERRVDDASDPGVNKKVNAGDIAYNMMRMWQGALGVAPEECMVSPAYVVLTPQADVLSQYYYYYFKMPRSLRLLASHSRGLTSDRLRLYFQDFSRISLPHPAMPEQEKIARCLLSLDELISTQSRMIDALKRYKTGLMQKVLCEHVEDAE